From Quercus robur chromosome 8, dhQueRobu3.1, whole genome shotgun sequence:
ATACTTTTAAATGAGATAATAATTAAAGTctaataattttgatatttaaaacacataaaaaaaaagtaattaagaaatttactTATTATGTGGTTGTCATGACATCAATCACAATTATtatgatgtcattttttttttttggagaagaattatcatgtcaatttgtaagcattttgtaataaaattgatattaaaaaaattgtttctttcattcaaaaattaatttatttagttgttGATATGAAATCAATCAATACTATTTAATAcattagtttcttttttctttttctttttttatgttcctAAATTACCCTTTAATCTCATGTTTGATAGTAAGTTTATCAAAGCCCTTCATTGTATTGTGGTATTTGTAACTAAGCATTATTTTGTGTGTgatcttcttctaaaaaataaaaataaataaaaaaactgcgTGTGTTCAAAACTGtaaccttaaaaataaaatcctaagtctaaAAAGCTTTGTGTTCATATTGGCCTCTTTTGGTTTAGTCTTTCATCTTTTACTGAATTCTCATTGTACAAATTGGCTTTAGTTGCTCTAACTCATACCTatatatttaagcatattgtgtgttcaattttgaaactaactgcttatcattcttcttcagtaTGGCTGCTGCAAATGCTGGACGCATTGACTATACACAGCCTGGACCCATTGACGACTCGGTGTTGTCACAGCAGGCGACGCATCGGTCCGAAGCTATTTGGAATGGGCGGGTAAAACACTCAACTAAATATTTACTTGTGCACATGCATTTAATCCATACAATGTACACGTATTTGCATATACTATATTAATCCATGATTTTGTTATGTGCAGGATCCAGGGTCCATTACCTGCCGTAGTCGTAGTTCAGAGTTCTCCAAGCAACCTCCAATGGTGGACGACCGAGTGAGGAACATCATCACCACAGTTGGTTTGGAGGGACTCCTGTGGGTCCCGGGTAGAGAGATTGACAATGGCCTGATAACGGCCTTAGTGGAGCGATGGCGGCCCGAGACTCACACCTTTCACATGCCACATGGTGAGGTGACCATCACATTGCAGGATGTGGAGGTTCTTCTCGGGCTTCCTGTTGATGGTGACGCTATAACAGGGAGCACACAAAAAACTTGGGTGGATGTGTGCCGGGACTTCCTTGGCTTTCGACCTGTAACTCAAAACAACCATAAGCAACTTGATGGGCAGAGGATTCTCATCAACCGCCTTTTGGAGGAAGTTGCTAACCCATTGCCGCCTGATGCTGAAGAGGATCAGCTGCATAAGTACGCACGATGCTACATCCTAGCGCTATTGGGGGACACAATATTCATGGACAAATCCGGCGATAGGGTGCATCTAATGTGGGTGCAGCAGTTGGAAGACCTTCACAACCCACGGAGGTACAGTTGGGGAAGTGCTTGCCTTGCATGGTTGTATCGAGAGCTATGCAGGGCAAGCGAGGACACCAGTCAGATTGGTGGGTGCTTGCTGTTGCTCCAGTACTGGGCATGGGCCAGGTTCCCCTATTTGTGCCCGACAGTTGAGCGAGGCCCGCCAGTGGGTGCTTATGGTCCTCCAGTTCGTGGTCCACTATCCCTGAAGTAAGTCTCTACCTCATACTGCTATAACATACTGTTATGTGATCATTACCAACTCCACAATCATGtaacttgattttatttattgattttaaaggCTTCTAGCAATTTTTTATGTCAACATAACAACATTTTAAACCGAGGTTCAATGTAGTTGATTATGTTaatctattataattttgtgACTCTCAATATAGCTGGTTTGTGCTTTGTCTTTTAAAAGGGTCGTTTCTTATTCcaatgatattattaattagtttaatatCTTTAAGATTATCTCAGTAGTTATATGTGATTACATTATCTTAGTTTTAACAAACTCATAAGttttatattgatattgatattattaattagtttaatatCTTAGTTTTAAcatccaattaacattaattgctacgtttcagcttttagtattATATTGATATTTAATATATGTGATTACATTATAGTTTTAAGATTATCTCAATACTTATTGATCCATTCTTCTTAATTGTAGGTGGTTGTGGgtcccaaacaagaaaaataggcCCGCCCACATCTTCAGGGACAGGTATCGCGAGCAACTAGCTTCCATGTTGCCAAACCAGGTATGAAAATGCCTTATTTTACGCTTTTACGAACATCCATATAGGTTTTGTGAACTTTGAAATATAAACATTGTTCCCTAATGTGTTGtggactttttttttggctattgtAGGTGGTGTGGCAGCCATATGAAGCTCATTTTAACGACCTCCCGCCGTGGTGTGTTGCAGGGAGGGCCGTATGGACGGCAACGGTGCCGCTTGTATGTTTCCACCTAGTAGAGAAACATACACCGGATCGTGTTGTTCGTCAATTCGGGATGATCCAAGAAATTCCCGAAGCTGTTAACACTGACAGAGTGCTTCATGGCATTGATTTGAGGGGGAAGATCGGTGTTAATTGGATGCAGAAACATGCTGTGCATATCCTTGAGTGGGGTAATCGCTTTTATCGGCGTTGTGAAGCAGTGCTTGGTGATATGCCTCCAGAGCACGATTACCACGACTGGTTCAAAAGGGTGACTCGGAGGTTCATCGATAGGCCTGGTGCTGTAGTGACTCTGCTGGTAACTTCTCAATGTCTTCTACATGTTACCGTGTTTCTTACCATGAAGCCACTGTTTAGAGAGCATGATGTTTGTTACTACATTTTTTGCTTAGCACTTCATCTCCCTTTAATTTGCAATTATTAATAGCAGAaccaacatttattttattatcaattggCATTGTTGATTTCGTATTGCAGGTCTAATATGTGTGGTTTTTCCATGTGCAGATTGAAGGATACGTCCGTTTGTTGAGGCGTCATCTAGTGGGCACGGAGGACCACAATGACATTACTGAGGTGCTGACGGCAGTGCAGGCGATGACACGTGTCCAACCTCCTATCCCTGAGGCCCCGATTAAGGAGGCAGCTATGCCTACCGGCCCAAGCACGAGCGCAGCTCCAGCCGAATGTCAATCCCGTCCGCCTGTTGCTACCCCTCAGCTTCTCCCTACCCCCGATCCCTCTGCATCCACCCCACATGCATCCGCCagccccaccatcccttcatCCACCCCACATCCATCCCCTACCGTCACCATCCCTTCACCCAACCCACATTCAGCTCCTACgcccaccatcccttcacctAGCCCACATCCAGCCCCTACgcccaccatcccttcacccaCCCCCCATCCATCTCCTTGCCCCACCATCCCTCCACCCACCCCACTTCCTTGTTCTGGCTCTGACGTCCGTCCACCCACCCCACAGTCATTTCTTCAGCTGTCACCCATTCCATCCTTTGACCTGGGTACCCCACCTGACATGCAGCAGGAGCCACCCTCCCATAGTTCGTTTAGTACCCCTTCTTCAGCCATTGACCCACCCCATGTTCAGGCTGAGCAGGCGGTTGGGTTACCTACAGCGGCTGAAGGTCGGCCTAAACGCATATCAAAGGCACCTCCGTGTGGGATAGGGGGGCACAAACATGGACACAATGTTGGGCCCGAGGCATCTGACGAAGGACATGCAAGACCTCCTCCTCATTATACGAGACGGCGTAAGATTCAAAAAAGGTATCTGAAAGCTTAATGTGAAACAACACACTTTATTccattattatttctcttttcacATTTCAataagattatttttgttttcaatatggTTTGAACGTACATTATTGGAACTAGGTGAATGCCTCAAATAAGGACATTAGCTGGAGGTAGATATTCCAACAAGGATATGGTTCTTAAATGTGACAATGGAGGTAACCCAACATGTGTTGGTTGTTAAATGCTTTTGTTGCAATTTTATTCCTTGCatcatttgttattttaatctacatataattttattccAAAGATGATTGTTTTAGCGACAagtttgaagaagatgaagaaacaaTGTTTCTTGTTAAGGCGAGATCACGGAAAAGAATTAGGAATTTGGATAGTGTGATGACTGAAATAAATTCAGATGATGCAAGAGAGAAAAATTATGAGTCAAGGAATGGTAATGTGTGTACTGGAAGCAAGGAGAGATGCAGTCCAATAAATGTGAATGTAGCTTCTTTTCTCTATGCCTTTTTCATAGTAGACCTATATGTATCTTCATATTCCAATTCCATTGAAGGAATTagttcttttagttttttttcttcattcactGCATAGTATTCATAATTATTGTCGTAAACAGGGTAATGGAGAAGATCGCTTAAAATGCCATCAGTGTATGAAGAAAAAGTTTGTTGTTGTTCCTTGCACTAAgtgtaagaagaaaatgtattgCATCCAGTGTATCAAGCAATGGTATGGTATTCCTTGTACATTCAACTTTTCTTTAGAGATGTTCT
This genomic window contains:
- the LOC126696633 gene encoding lysine-specific demethylase JMJ29-like translates to MPQIRTLAGGRYSNKDMVLKCDNGDDCFSDKFEEDEETMFLVKARSRKRIRNLDSVMTEINSDDAREKNYESRNGNVCTGSKERCSPINVNGNGEDRLKCHQCMKKKFVVVPCTKCKKKMYCIQCIKQWYPHLEEEEVSMLCPFCRRNCNCNVCLHSSGMIKTSKRDIPSHEKIHHLQYLICSLLP
- the LOC126696632 gene encoding serine/threonine-protein phosphatase 7 long form homolog; translation: MAAANAGRIDYTQPGPIDDSVLSQQATHRSEAIWNGRDPGSITCRSRSSEFSKQPPMVDDRVRNIITTVGLEGLLWVPGREIDNGLITALVERWRPETHTFHMPHGEVTITLQDVEVLLGLPVDGDAITGSTQKTWVDVCRDFLGFRPVTQNNHKQLDGQRILINRLLEEVANPLPPDAEEDQLHKYARCYILALLGDTIFMDKSGDRVHLMWVQQLEDLHNPRRYSWGSACLAWLYRELCRASEDTSQIGGCLLLLQYWAWARFPYLCPTVERGPPVGAYGPPVRGPLSLNWWLWVPNKKNRPAHIFRDRYREQLASMLPNQVVWQPYEAHFNDLPPWCVAGRAVWTATVPLVCFHLVEKHTPDRVVRQFGMIQEIPEAVNTDRVLHGIDLRGKIGVNWMQKHAVHILEWGNRFYRRCEAVLGDMPPEHDYHDWFKRVTRRFIDRPGAVVTLLIEGYVRLLRRHLVGTEDHNDITEVLTAVQAMTRVQPPIPEAPIKEAAMPTGPSTSAAPAECQSRPPVATPQLLPTPDPSASTPHASASPTIPSSTPHPSPTVTIPSPNPHSAPTPTIPSPSPHPAPTPTIPSPTPHPSPCPTIPPPTPLPCSGSDVRPPTPQSFLQLSPIPSFDLGTPPDMQQEPPSHSSFSTPSSAIDPPHVQAEQAVGLPTAAEGRPKRISKAPPCGIGGHKHGHNVGPEASDEGHARPPPHYTRRRKIQKR